Below is a window of Flavobacteriales bacterium DNA.
GGTGCACTACTTTACCCAACACATCAATGATCTCGATGGTCACCTTTTCATTATTCCCGAAGGGTGCCTGAATCAACATTCTTCCCTTGTTAGGATTGGGAAACAGAACAAGTTCCTGGCTGTCCGTCGGCTCATCAATGGAAACCATGGCAGCTGCTGTGCAACGATTGATGGTTCGAACGGTCATTTCTGCCAATCCGGAAACGAATCCTGGTTTCAACACGACCCTGTCCTTTGCAACCACAATGAAGTTCCGGTAACCGGAAGCACCGGTAAGGACGGTCTGGTCCAGTTCCTGGACGGGTTCCGGTTCTCTGAATGAAGCAACGGTCAATTGGCGTTCGTTCAACCTTCTGACATTGTTTCTGGAACTGGTTCCTGCAACTTTTAAGTATCCAGGGAAATTAATATCAGGATTGGAAAACACCTTCTGTCGCTTGGAGGTGGTAACCTTGGACATGATCGTTTCGATGTTGTCCACCGGGTTGTTCATTCCGCGGGCGTATGGTGCATAATCCGGATCGGTGTCCTGATGCTGGCAACCGTAAATGTGCGCCAATTCATGTTCACCGCTCTTATTGTTTATTGCGGCAGACCAATCGACACTGGCATAGGCGTTGGATGCCCCGGCATTGACGAAAGCATTCCCAGCCGAGCTGCTGGATGGACTGGTCATGTTGTTTTTGTTGTCCACCAGGATCAGGTTCACATCCGCCCGAACTATATTCCGAATGGTTTTTATCCTGGAGAGGTCACGGAATTGTTCCTTGACTTCCTTCATGGTCTTCCCGTTCTCTGTAAGTGTCACCGGTACAATAGCAGCCAGTCTGAATTCATGATTGACCTCACTGTTGTTCATGGCCACGTTCATGGAATCGATCACCCGGTTCACATATATTTCAATGTCCCGCGTGGCACTGGTTGTGAGTATCTTATTGGCAGCAGCGGCAGTATATGCGACGAGCACCCGCACGTCACAGTTTCCGTCGCTGGCCATGATCCGTTCCCCGATAAATGACCTGCTGTTCAAGGCTTCCAGATCGATGTCCGAAACATCCACGGTACACTCGGAATATTCTTCCGGTG
It encodes the following:
- a CDS encoding zinc-dependent metalloprotease; amino-acid sequence: MKTTLKLRFLALLSMTIPIASLGQDSAPEEYSECTVDVSDIDLEALNSRSFIGERIMASDGNCDVRVLVAYTAAAANKILTTSATRDIEIYVNRVIDSMNVAMNNSEVNHEFRLAAIVPVTLTENGKTMKEVKEQFRDLSRIKTIRNIVRADVNLILVDNKNNMTSPSSSSAGNAFVNAGASNAYASVDWSAAINNKSGEHELAHIYGCQHQDTDPDYAPYARGMNNPVDNIETIMSKVTTSKRQKVFSNPDINFPGYLKVAGTSSRNNVRRLNERQLTVASFREPEPVQELDQTVLTGASGYRNFIVVAKDRVVLKPGFVSGLAEMTVRTINRCTAAAMVSIDEPTDSQELVLFPNPNKGRMLIQAPFGNNEKVTIEIIDVLGKVVHQEAATISGNLQVDRPDLENGLYTVRVSSGEKVYTQRFVISK